Proteins from a single region of Melanotaenia boesemani isolate fMelBoe1 chromosome 3, fMelBoe1.pri, whole genome shotgun sequence:
- the si:ch73-361p23.3 gene encoding tumor necrosis factor receptor superfamily member 4, producing MALSSALIIIFTFNELVALDAVECGKGMKVSNGGCEPCSDDYYNDQINRTPSCKPCKHCLSGGFVEERCTKVTDTKCQCYPGYALDRENFCVECADGYFSLGYGVPCKKWTDCKAAGEKVRGTKTSDAICNEQMESNVITIASTTNRSVPITRLTTHRPHEGAQTQMTHSTTSTTPQANDRGRAQPPNQINTGNYFGQALLIFGIAMLVVLTLVTCKLTVHPHLKRGPTSPLNDSCRPPVEESGDSSESFTIKLNPEP from the exons ATGGCTCTGAGCAGTGCACTcataatcatttttacatttaatgaactcGTTGCTTTGGATGCTGTTGAGTGCGGTAAAG GTATGAAGGTATCTAATGGAGGATGTGAACCTTGCTCTGATGATTATTACAATGATCAAATCAATCGTACTCCAAGTTGcaaaccatgtaaacattgtCTTTCAG GGGGTTTTGTTGAGGAACGGTGTACCAAAGTGACAGACACAAAATGCCAATGCTATCCGGGATATGCTCTTGACAGGGAAAATTTCTGTGTGGAGTGTGCGGATGGATATTTCAGCCTTGGATATGGTGTACCTTGTAAAAAATGGACAGA CTGTAAAGCCGCAGGAGAGAAAGTTCGTGGAACCAAAACCTCGGATGCCATCTGTAATGAGCAAATGGAGAGTAATGTGATCACAATAGCGTCCACTACAAACCGGAGTGTTCCCATCACACGCTTAACAACCCACCGTCCACATGAGGGGGCTCAAACACAGATGACGCATTCTACCACCAGTACAACTCCTCAGGCCAATGACAGGGGGCGAGCACAGCCCCCTAATCAAATAAACACTGGAAACTACTTTG GTCAAGCCCTCCTCATTTTTGGAATTGCTATGCTGGTTGTACTCACCCTTGTGACCTGCAAGCTGACTGTCCACCCTCATTTGAAGAGAGGACCAACATCACCCT tgaaTGACTCGTGCCGACCGCCAGTTGAAGAAAGTGGTGATAGCAGCGAGTCTTTTACTATAAAGTTAAATCCAGAGCCCTGA